One Helianthus annuus cultivar XRQ/B chromosome 12, HanXRQr2.0-SUNRISE, whole genome shotgun sequence genomic region harbors:
- the LOC110895644 gene encoding methionine aminopeptidase 1D, chloroplastic/mitochondrial yields MVGAGAATLQPRLISSFVGNCWHNQSTQHLHNLFRFNPGQKHVLMRQSRPFTGITNFLFNKRNTDEIPNTTRKRLKPGKLSPRRPVPDHILKPPYLISKKPPGIASGPEVHDEKGIECMRASGKLAAQVLQYAGTLVKPGVTTDAIDQEVHQMIIDNGAYPSPLGYGGFPKSVCTSVNECICHGIPDSRELQDGDIINIDVTVYLNGYHGDTSATFFCGDVDDEAKKLVQVTKESLDKAISICAPGVELKKIGEVINAHADEHRYGVVEQFVGHGVGRLFHSDPVVLHYRNNERGRMMLNQTFTIEPMLTIGSIHPIMWDDDWTVVTSDGSLSAQFEHTLLITENGAEILTQC; encoded by the exons ATGGTAGGTGCCGGAGCGGCGACACTTCAGCCGCGTCTCATCTCATCGTTCGTCGGAAACTGTTGGCATAACCAATCAACGCAACACCTACATAACCTCTTTCGCTTTAACCCAG GCCAAAAACATGTTTTGATGCGACAATCAAGACCATTCACCGGAATAACAAATTTTTTATTCAACAAAAG AAATACAGATGAAATACCAAACACCACCCGCAAACGTTTAAAACCCGGGAAATTGTCTCCGCGCCGTCCTGTTCCCGATCACATATTAAAGCCTCCGTACTTGATATCTAAGAAGCCACCTGGCATTGCAAGCGGGCCCGAAGTGCATGATGAAAAGGGAATAGAATGTATGCGAGCTTCAGGTAAGCTTGCTGCACAGGTTCTTCAGTATGCGGGTACATTAGTCAAG CCAGGCGTCACCACAGACGCGATTGATCAAGAAGTTCACCAGATGATTATTGATAACGGAGCGTATCCATCACCTCTCGGTTATGGTGGATTTCCCAAAAGTGTATGCACTTCTGTAAATGAATGCATTTGCCATGGAATCCCTGATTCGCGCGAACTTCAG GATggtgatatcatcaacatagatgTTACTGTTTATCTCAAT GGTTACCACGGTGACACATCAGCAACATTTTTTTGTGGAGACGTCGATGATGAAGCCAAAAAGCTGGTACAG GTAACTAAAGAAAGCCTAGACAAAGCAATATCCATATGCGCACCCGGAGTCGAGCTGAAGAAGATCGGCGAAGTTATAAA TGCACACGCAGATGAACATCGTTATGGTGTTGTGGAACAATTTGTTGGGCATGGGGTCGGACGATTATTTCACAGTGATCCCGTTGTTCTACACTACA GGAACAATGAACGTGGACGTATGATGTTAAACCAGACATTCACCATAG AACCAATGTTGACCATTGGTAGCATACACCCAATAATGTGGGATGATGACTGGACGGTTGTTACGTCGGATGGGAGTTTGTCAGCACAATTTGAGCATACCCTTTTGATAACTGAAAATGGTGCTGAGATTCTAACACAATGCTGA